In Kryptolebias marmoratus isolate JLee-2015 linkage group LG4, ASM164957v2, whole genome shotgun sequence, the following proteins share a genomic window:
- the patz1 gene encoding POZ-, AT hook-, and zinc finger-containing protein 1 isoform X1, which produces MEKVAEPSWTSSYTYQVSKHSAEMLHNLNVQRKDGGRFCDVILRVGEESFPAHKAVLAACSEYFESVFGRSTEADGDARELEMHTISPKVFKDILDFAYTSRIVVRLECFPELMTAAKFLLMRSVIEICQEVIKQSNVQILVPTARGGDASLFQAAAATELGFPVAPQDLLNGTGILLNGQSFANSAQMHLDGGEDAAAVLLEDGGESSVPILEPAEGLSVSPTTEITGNAFHHHDAGSPGSKRGRGRPKKAGGVAEPVHFNHGTQKDNGLFPCGSCGKAFTEASRLKNHEAQHGASTGGGSSLGGSLSAAGGLSLLSQSGLLENGIQLPGGLTLVDGGRKRERTRRHVGCDICGKVFRDVYHLNRHKLSHSGEKPYACPVCGLRFKRKDRMSYHVRSHDGSVGKPYVCQSCGKGFSRPDHLNGHIKQVHTTERPHKCQICNASFATRDRLRSHLACHEDKIPCKVCGKFLRAAYMTDHLKKHSEGTHNYCGICNKGFSTASYLKVHIKTHHGSALPPSAPMHTFPERRGELQMHNGTPYHMGRQCSVEDGQENAGNCPHLESEESDTSLRELSNVDELKSPHKSDAPELEVPSLGCNGASAGLLGSPGSSKAKADPEKKFICGICGQAFRTKSYLNKHQHRVHKVQRAHGASGSSLSEMAPSLTSPFSPQQNMSLLESFGFQIVQSAFASSLVDPEAGQSGLDFGGK; this is translated from the exons ATGGAGAAGGTAGCGGAGCCGTCTTGGACTTCTTCGTACACCTACCAGGTGAGCAAGCACAGTGCGGAGATGCTACACAACCTCAACGTTCAGAGGAAAGATGGAGGCAGGTTCTGCGACGTGATCCTGCGCGTCGGCGAGGAGAGCTTCCCCGCTCACAAAGCGGTGCTAGCCGCGTGCAGCGAGTACTTCGAGTCGGTGTTCGGCCGCTCGACGGAGGCGGACGGCGACGCCAGGGAGCTGGAGATGCACACGATCAGCCCCAAAGTTTTCAAAGACATCTTGGACTTCGCCTACACCTCCAGGATCGTGGTGCGGCTGGAGTGCTTCCCGGAGCTGATGACAGCCGCCAAGTTCCTGCTGATGCGGTCGGTCATCGAGATATGCCAGGAGGTCATCAAGCAGTCCAACGTGCAGATCCTGGTCCCGACCGCCCGGGGAGGGGACGCCAGCCTTTTCCAGGCCGCGGCGGCCACGGAGCTGGGCTTCCCCGTGGCTCCGCAGGATCTGCTGAACGGCACGGGGATCCTGCTGAACGGCCAAAGCTTCGCTAACAGCGCGCAGATGCATCTGGACGGCGGCGAGGACGCGGCCGCCGTGCTGCTGGAGGACGGCGGCGAGTCCTCGGTGCCGATCTTGGAGCCCGCGGAGGGGCTCTCGGTCTCCCCCACGACGGAAATAACGGGGAACGCGTTCCACCATCACGACGCCGGATCCCCTGGCTCGAAGAGGGGAAGGGGGAGACCAAAGAAAGCCGGGGGCGTCGCGGAGCCTGTCCACTTCAACCACGGCACGCAGAAGGACAATGGGCTGTTTCCGTGCGGGTCCTGCGGGAAAGCCTTCACGGAGGCGTCGCGTCTGAAGAACCACGAAGCGCAGCACGGAGCCTCCACCGGGGGCGGGAGCAGCCTCGGCGGCAGCCTGTCCGCGGCGGGCGGCTTGTCCTTGCTGAGCCAGTCCGGGCTCCTGGAGAACGGCATCCAGCTGCCCGGGGGACTGACGCTGGTCGACGGCGGCCGCAAACGGGAGCGGACCAGGCGGCACGTGGGCTGTGACATTTGCGGCAAGGTGTTCCGCGACGTGTACCACCTGAACCGACACAAGCTCTCCCACTCCGGGGAGAAGCCGTACGCGTGCCCCGTGTGCGGGCTGCGCTTCAAACGGAAGGACAGGATGTCTTACCACGTGCGGTCCCACGACGGATCCGTCGGGAAACCCTACGTGTGCCAAAGCTGCGGTAAAGGCTTTTCAAG ACCAGACCACCTAAATGGACACATTAAACAAGTACATACAACAGAAAGACCCCACAAGTGCCAG atcTGTAATGCCTCCTTCGCTACGAGGGACCGCCTGCGGTCTCACCTGGCGTGTCACGAGGACAAAATTCCCTGCAAAGTTTGCGGCAAGTTCCTGCGAGCCGCCTACATGACGGACCACCTAAAGAAACACAGTGAAGGAACGCACAACTACTGTGGCATTTGCAATAAAG GTTTCTCCACCGCGTCCTACCTTAAGGTGCATATAAAGACCCATCATGGCTCAGCACTGCCCCCCTCCGCCCCAATGCACACCTTCCCTGAGCGAAGGGGGGAGCTGCAGATGCACAACGGCACCCCTTACCATATGGGACGCCAGTGCTCAGTGGAAG ACGGGCAGGAAAACGCTGGGAATTGTCCCCACCTGGAGTCCGAGGAATCGGACACGTCTCTAAGGGAGCTGTCCAACGTCGACGAGCTCAAGTCTCCCCACAAATCGGACGCGCCGGAGCTCGAGGTGCCCTCGCTGGGCTGCAACGGAGCTTCCGCCGGCCTCCTGGGGTCTCCGGGGAGCTCCAAAGCCAAGGCGGACCCCGAGAAGAAGTTCATCTGTGGGATCTGCGGTCAGGCCTTCCGCACCAAGTCCTACCTCAACAAACACCAGCACAGAGTTCACAAAGTCCAGAGGGCCCACGGAGCGTCGGGGTCCAGTTTAAGTGAGATGGCGCCCTCCCTGACTTCTCCCTTCTCCCCGCAACAGAACATGTCTCTCCTCGAGTCGTTCGGCTTTCAGATAGTCCAGTCTGCTTTCGCCTCGTCACTTGTGGACCCCGAGGCGGGTCAGAGCGGGCTTGACTTCGGAGGAAAgtga
- the patz1 gene encoding POZ-, AT hook-, and zinc finger-containing protein 1 isoform X2, producing MEKVAEPSWTSSYTYQVSKHSAEMLHNLNVQRKDGGRFCDVILRVGEESFPAHKAVLAACSEYFESVFGRSTEADGDARELEMHTISPKVFKDILDFAYTSRIVVRLECFPELMTAAKFLLMRSVIEICQEVIKQSNVQILVPTARGGDASLFQAAAATELGFPVAPQDLLNGTGILLNGQSFANSAQMHLDGGEDAAAVLLEDGGESSVPILEPAEGLSVSPTTEITGNAFHHHDAGSPGSKRGRGRPKKAGGVAEPVHFNHGTQKDNGLFPCGSCGKAFTEASRLKNHEAQHGASTGGGSSLGGSLSAAGGLSLLSQSGLLENGIQLPGGLTLVDGGRKRERTRRHVGCDICGKVFRDVYHLNRHKLSHSGEKPYACPVCGLRFKRKDRMSYHVRSHDGSVGKPYVCQSCGKGFSRPDHLNGHIKQVHTTERPHKCQICNASFATRDRLRSHLACHEDKIPCKVCGKFLRAAYMTDHLKKHSEGTHNYCGICNKDGQENAGNCPHLESEESDTSLRELSNVDELKSPHKSDAPELEVPSLGCNGASAGLLGSPGSSKAKADPEKKFICGICGQAFRTKSYLNKHQHRVHKVQRAHGASGSSLSEMAPSLTSPFSPQQNMSLLESFGFQIVQSAFASSLVDPEAGQSGLDFGGK from the exons ATGGAGAAGGTAGCGGAGCCGTCTTGGACTTCTTCGTACACCTACCAGGTGAGCAAGCACAGTGCGGAGATGCTACACAACCTCAACGTTCAGAGGAAAGATGGAGGCAGGTTCTGCGACGTGATCCTGCGCGTCGGCGAGGAGAGCTTCCCCGCTCACAAAGCGGTGCTAGCCGCGTGCAGCGAGTACTTCGAGTCGGTGTTCGGCCGCTCGACGGAGGCGGACGGCGACGCCAGGGAGCTGGAGATGCACACGATCAGCCCCAAAGTTTTCAAAGACATCTTGGACTTCGCCTACACCTCCAGGATCGTGGTGCGGCTGGAGTGCTTCCCGGAGCTGATGACAGCCGCCAAGTTCCTGCTGATGCGGTCGGTCATCGAGATATGCCAGGAGGTCATCAAGCAGTCCAACGTGCAGATCCTGGTCCCGACCGCCCGGGGAGGGGACGCCAGCCTTTTCCAGGCCGCGGCGGCCACGGAGCTGGGCTTCCCCGTGGCTCCGCAGGATCTGCTGAACGGCACGGGGATCCTGCTGAACGGCCAAAGCTTCGCTAACAGCGCGCAGATGCATCTGGACGGCGGCGAGGACGCGGCCGCCGTGCTGCTGGAGGACGGCGGCGAGTCCTCGGTGCCGATCTTGGAGCCCGCGGAGGGGCTCTCGGTCTCCCCCACGACGGAAATAACGGGGAACGCGTTCCACCATCACGACGCCGGATCCCCTGGCTCGAAGAGGGGAAGGGGGAGACCAAAGAAAGCCGGGGGCGTCGCGGAGCCTGTCCACTTCAACCACGGCACGCAGAAGGACAATGGGCTGTTTCCGTGCGGGTCCTGCGGGAAAGCCTTCACGGAGGCGTCGCGTCTGAAGAACCACGAAGCGCAGCACGGAGCCTCCACCGGGGGCGGGAGCAGCCTCGGCGGCAGCCTGTCCGCGGCGGGCGGCTTGTCCTTGCTGAGCCAGTCCGGGCTCCTGGAGAACGGCATCCAGCTGCCCGGGGGACTGACGCTGGTCGACGGCGGCCGCAAACGGGAGCGGACCAGGCGGCACGTGGGCTGTGACATTTGCGGCAAGGTGTTCCGCGACGTGTACCACCTGAACCGACACAAGCTCTCCCACTCCGGGGAGAAGCCGTACGCGTGCCCCGTGTGCGGGCTGCGCTTCAAACGGAAGGACAGGATGTCTTACCACGTGCGGTCCCACGACGGATCCGTCGGGAAACCCTACGTGTGCCAAAGCTGCGGTAAAGGCTTTTCAAG ACCAGACCACCTAAATGGACACATTAAACAAGTACATACAACAGAAAGACCCCACAAGTGCCAG atcTGTAATGCCTCCTTCGCTACGAGGGACCGCCTGCGGTCTCACCTGGCGTGTCACGAGGACAAAATTCCCTGCAAAGTTTGCGGCAAGTTCCTGCGAGCCGCCTACATGACGGACCACCTAAAGAAACACAGTGAAGGAACGCACAACTACTGTGGCATTTGCAATAAAG ACGGGCAGGAAAACGCTGGGAATTGTCCCCACCTGGAGTCCGAGGAATCGGACACGTCTCTAAGGGAGCTGTCCAACGTCGACGAGCTCAAGTCTCCCCACAAATCGGACGCGCCGGAGCTCGAGGTGCCCTCGCTGGGCTGCAACGGAGCTTCCGCCGGCCTCCTGGGGTCTCCGGGGAGCTCCAAAGCCAAGGCGGACCCCGAGAAGAAGTTCATCTGTGGGATCTGCGGTCAGGCCTTCCGCACCAAGTCCTACCTCAACAAACACCAGCACAGAGTTCACAAAGTCCAGAGGGCCCACGGAGCGTCGGGGTCCAGTTTAAGTGAGATGGCGCCCTCCCTGACTTCTCCCTTCTCCCCGCAACAGAACATGTCTCTCCTCGAGTCGTTCGGCTTTCAGATAGTCCAGTCTGCTTTCGCCTCGTCACTTGTGGACCCCGAGGCGGGTCAGAGCGGGCTTGACTTCGGAGGAAAgtga